A single window of Candoia aspera isolate rCanAsp1 chromosome 3, rCanAsp1.hap2, whole genome shotgun sequence DNA harbors:
- the DIO1 gene encoding type I iodothyronine deiodinase isoform X1: MFRMKRFMQKVWILLHVCLSTIIGKTCMLFFPGTVKRYILKQGGKSGIGQNPKFIYENWGPTFFSFPYLLFVLKVKWKRLEDEALQGCPAPNTPVVDLSGEIHHILDFMHGNRPLVLTFGSCTUPSFIFKFGEFNKLVEDFKSIADFLVIYIEEAHASDGWAFKNNIVIKSHRTLQDRIQAAQILLKEQPLCPVVLDTMENLSSNKYAALPERLYVLQEGKVVYKGSPGPWNYCPQEVRELLEEL, encoded by the exons ATGTTCAGAATGAAGAGATTTATGCAGAAGGTCTGGATTCTTCTGCATGTGTGCCTGTCTACCATCATTGGGAAaacctgcatgctattctttccAGGTACTGTAAAGAGATACATCCTGAAGCAGGGAGGAAAGAGCGGAATAGGACAGAACCCAAAATTCATCTATGAAAATTGGGGTCCAACTTTCTTCAGCTTCCCATACTTACTCTTTGTCTTGAAAGTCAAATGGAAAAGACTGGAAGATGAAGCCCTTCAAGGCTGTCCCGCTCCTAACACCCCCGTAGTGGATCTCAGCGGGGAAATTCATCACATCCTGGATTTCATGCATG GCAACAGACCTTTGGTCCTAACATTTGGAAGTTGTACCTGACCTTCATTCATATTCAAATTTGGCGAGTTTAATAAACTTGTTGAAGATTTCAAATCTATAGCAGACTTTCTTGTAATCTACATTGAAGAAGCTCATGCCTCAG ATGGATGGGCTTTTAAGAACAATATTGTTATTAAAAGTCACCGAACCCTCCAAGATCGTATACAGGCTGCGCAGATCCTCCTAAAAGAGCAACCCTTATGTCCAGTGGTTCTAGACACAATGGAAAACCTGAGCAGTAACAAATATGCAGCTCTGCCAGAAAGACTGTATGTGCTTCAAGAGGGAAAGGTTGTGTataag GGTAGTCCAGGACCTTGGAATTATTGCCCACAAGAAGTACGTGAACTTCTGGAAGAACTTTAA
- the DIO1 gene encoding type I iodothyronine deiodinase isoform X2 has protein sequence MFRMKRFMQKVWILLHVCLSTIIGKTCMLFFPGTVKRYILKQGGKSGIGQNPKFIYENWGPTFFSFPYLLFVLKVKWKRLEDEALQGCPAPNTPVVDLSGEIHHILDFMHGNRPLVLTFGSCTUPSFIFKFGEFNKLVEDFKSIADFLVIYIEEAHASG, from the exons ATGTTCAGAATGAAGAGATTTATGCAGAAGGTCTGGATTCTTCTGCATGTGTGCCTGTCTACCATCATTGGGAAaacctgcatgctattctttccAGGTACTGTAAAGAGATACATCCTGAAGCAGGGAGGAAAGAGCGGAATAGGACAGAACCCAAAATTCATCTATGAAAATTGGGGTCCAACTTTCTTCAGCTTCCCATACTTACTCTTTGTCTTGAAAGTCAAATGGAAAAGACTGGAAGATGAAGCCCTTCAAGGCTGTCCCGCTCCTAACACCCCCGTAGTGGATCTCAGCGGGGAAATTCATCACATCCTGGATTTCATGCATG GCAACAGACCTTTGGTCCTAACATTTGGAAGTTGTACCTGACCTTCATTCATATTCAAATTTGGCGAGTTTAATAAACTTGTTGAAGATTTCAAATCTATAGCAGACTTTCTTGTAATCTACATTGAAGAAGCTCATGCCTCAG GGTAG
- the IFT25 gene encoding intraflagellar transport protein 25 homolog, which yields MKFTDYCLSSEGAGVILATSSDEIYPPENIIDGRSETFWTTTGMFPQEFIISFHKCVTISKLTIQCYLVQRLRIEKSVSKDPVDFEQCIEKELQCKDGELQIEDFSLPEIQATYLRVIILSAFDAFVSVHRVIAEGLSQESSNSIF from the exons ATGAAGTTTACGGACTACTGCCTCAGCTCGGAGGGAGCGGGTGTTATTTTAGCAACATCCAGTGATGAAATATATCCTCCGGAAAACATCATTGACGG GCGATCTGAAACTTTTTGGACAACAACTGGGATGTTTCCTCAGgaatttattatttcctttcataAATGTGTGACCATTAGCAAACTCACAATTCAATGTTATTTAG TGCAGAGATTGCGCATTGAAAAAAGTGTATCTAAAGATCCAGTTGATTTTGAACAGTGCATTGAAAAag AGTTGCAATGTAAAGATGGGGAACTACAAATAGAAGATTTTTCT CTTCCTGAGATCCAAGCTACGTATCTTCGAGTCATCATTTTATCTGCTTTTGATGCTTTTGTGTCAGTTCATAGGGTGATAGCAGAAGGACTATCACAAGAAAGTTCAAATTCAATATTCTGA